One stretch of Bosea vaviloviae DNA includes these proteins:
- a CDS encoding type II toxin-antitoxin system Phd/YefM family antitoxin — protein sequence MRYSAQVKPISYLKANAADILLNLAERREPLVITQNGEAKAVLQDVASFEQTQETLALLKLLAIGNQDVDAGKTKPARAVVERLRGKAADSR from the coding sequence TTGCGGTATTCTGCACAAGTCAAGCCGATCAGCTATCTGAAGGCCAACGCAGCCGACATCCTCCTCAACCTCGCCGAAAGGCGAGAGCCTCTGGTGATCACGCAGAATGGCGAGGCTAAGGCGGTGCTGCAGGATGTTGCTTCCTTTGAACAGACGCAAGAGACGCTCGCGCTGTTGAAGCTGCTTGCTATCGGCAATCAGGATGTCGATGCAGGCAAGACCAAGCCAGCTCGCGCTGTCGTCGAAAGACTGCGCGGAAAAGCGGCCGATAGTCGATGA
- a CDS encoding type II toxin-antitoxin system RelE/ParE family toxin, with protein MKEGRFEVELTQGAEDDLEAIHDYLAEHRSMEAAESLLGAFIEKISTLERYPERGSFPKELEALGIREFRQILLDPYRLIYRVIGGKVVIFVIADSRRDMQALLERRLLGR; from the coding sequence ATGAAGGAGGGCCGCTTTGAGGTCGAGCTGACGCAAGGCGCGGAGGATGATCTCGAAGCCATTCACGACTACCTTGCCGAACACCGTTCAATGGAAGCGGCCGAGTCGTTGCTCGGTGCATTCATTGAGAAGATCTCCACACTGGAGCGTTACCCGGAACGGGGCAGCTTTCCCAAGGAGCTTGAGGCGTTAGGTATTCGGGAATTCCGGCAGATTCTGCTCGATCCGTATCGCCTAATCTACCGCGTGATTGGCGGCAAAGTCGTCATCTTCGTCATCGCCGACAGCCGCCGCGATATGCAGGCTTTGCTTGAACGCCGGCTGCTTGGCCGGTGA
- a CDS encoding TetR/AcrR family transcriptional regulator, whose protein sequence is MEKSSRQQQLRSVLTRERLIQATLDEIFEVGYHAATTQEIAVRASVSRGALLHHFPMRADIVLAAMEALLEDGTRQIKAVASELQDGKVSLGDFVEFLWRLFSGRFFYLSLEMITEARNDASLRERMIPVVKRFHDALDEIWLAFCDPQRRSPRQARIVLNLTVCLMRGMGVQTVLRPEPSYYREMIESWKAMLPHIIDGAAGDVMFARPVVKESR, encoded by the coding sequence ATGGAAAAATCGTCGAGACAACAGCAATTGCGTAGCGTCCTGACGCGGGAAAGGCTGATCCAGGCCACGCTCGACGAGATTTTCGAGGTCGGCTACCACGCCGCGACCACGCAAGAGATTGCCGTGCGCGCCAGCGTCTCGCGCGGCGCACTGCTGCATCACTTCCCGATGCGGGCCGACATCGTGCTCGCCGCGATGGAGGCCTTGCTCGAGGACGGCACCAGGCAGATCAAGGCCGTCGCCAGTGAGTTGCAGGACGGCAAGGTCTCGCTCGGCGATTTCGTCGAATTCCTGTGGCGGCTGTTTTCCGGCCGTTTCTTCTATCTGTCGCTGGAGATGATCACCGAGGCGCGCAACGACGCGAGCCTGCGCGAGCGCATGATCCCGGTGGTGAAGCGCTTCCACGATGCGCTGGACGAGATCTGGCTGGCATTCTGCGATCCGCAGCGCCGCTCGCCGCGCCAGGCGCGCATCGTCCTCAATCTGACCGTCTGCCTGATGCGCGGCATGGGCGTGCAAACCGTGCTGCGCCCCGAGCCCAGCTACTATCGTGAGATGATCGAATCCTGGAAAGCCATGCTGCCGCACATCATCGACGGCGCCGCGGGAGACGTCATGTTCGCCAGGCCGGTCGTCAAAGAAAGCAGGTGA